From Leptolyngbyaceae cyanobacterium, one genomic window encodes:
- a CDS encoding ABC transporter ATP-binding protein, with amino-acid sequence MLQIENLNKVYGNYKVLRNLNFYILTGEIYGLLGPNGAGKTTAINIICNLLKPDSGKVTINNQPISDNTKPLIGVVPQENLLYKSLSCQENLDFFARIYGLRGKHRRQQIQKCLEAVNLLDRATSPVETLSGGMQRRLNIAVALIHQPKLVILDEPTTGLDIEARYEIWELIKDLKNQGITILLTTHLLDEAERLCQKIGILKDGRIAAEGSLVELRKLIPAQEILFVQSSDEKNTIARAIEHGFTYRHYGKDLAFWLPKHLELKEIIAIFDGITLKSIAYQSVSLEHIYLEITQTMNKTKS; translated from the coding sequence ATGCTACAAATTGAAAATCTTAATAAAGTTTACGGAAATTATAAAGTATTACGAAATTTAAACTTTTATATTTTAACAGGTGAGATTTACGGATTGTTGGGGCCTAATGGTGCTGGTAAAACAACCGCTATCAATATTATATGTAACTTGCTTAAGCCAGATAGTGGAAAAGTAACAATTAATAATCAACCCATTTCTGACAATACCAAACCCCTGATTGGGGTCGTACCACAAGAGAATTTACTTTATAAAAGTTTAAGTTGCCAAGAAAACCTAGATTTCTTTGCTCGAATTTATGGGCTAAGAGGTAAACATCGGCGTCAACAAATTCAAAAATGCTTGGAAGCAGTTAATTTATTGGATAGAGCAACTAGCCCTGTAGAAACTCTTAGCGGAGGAATGCAGCGGAGATTAAATATTGCAGTTGCCTTAATCCATCAACCAAAACTGGTTATTTTAGATGAGCCAACAACTGGTTTGGATATAGAAGCTCGCTATGAAATATGGGAGTTAATCAAAGACTTAAAAAATCAAGGCATTACTATTTTATTAACTACCCACTTATTAGACGAAGCCGAAAGGCTCTGTCAAAAAATAGGTATACTTAAGGATGGTAGAATTGCAGCAGAAGGCAGTTTAGTTGAGCTTCGTAAACTAATTCCTGCACAGGAAATCCTATTTGTGCAAAGTTCAGATGAAAAAAATACGATCGCTCGTGCCATCGAACATGGATTTACCTATCGTCACTATGGTAAAGACTTAGCTTTTTGGCTACCTAAACATTTAGAGTTAAAAGAAATTATTGCTATTTTTGATGGGATTACTTTGAAATCAATAGCTTACCAATCTGTAAGTTTAGAGCATATCTACCTTGAAATAACTCAGACTATGAATAAAACCAAGTCATAA